One stretch of Oncorhynchus keta strain PuntledgeMale-10-30-2019 chromosome 18, Oket_V2, whole genome shotgun sequence DNA includes these proteins:
- the gmfg gene encoding glia maturation factor gamma, giving the protein MSSSLVVCEVDESLKEKLKKFRFRKETNNAAILMKIDMAKQLVILEEEYEDISLDDLRNELPERQPRFIVYSYKYIHTDGRVSYPLCFIFSSPVGCKPEQQMMYAGSKNQLVSAAELTKVFETRNIDDLSEEWLINKLSFFR; this is encoded by the exons ATG TCAAGCTCTTTGGTTGTGTGCGAGGTGGATGAGAGTCTGAAAGAAAAACTGAAGAAGTTCAGATTTCGAAAAGAGACCAACAATGCAGCCATCTTGA TGAAAATTGACATGGCAAAACAGCTTGTGATCCTGGAGGAAGAGTATGAG GACATCTCCCTGGATGACCTGAGGAATGAACTTCCCGAACGGCAGCCAAGAT TCATTGTTTACAGCTACAAATACATCCATACAGATGGCAGGGTGTCCTACCCGCTGTGTTTCATATTCTCAAGTCCAGTGG GGTGCAAGCCTGAGCAGCAAATGATGTACGCAGGAAGCAAGAACCAACTAGTCTCCGCAGCAGAGCTCACAAAG GTTTTTGAGACGCGAAACATAGATGACTTGTCTGAAGAGTGGCTGATAAACAAACTGTCTTTCTTTCGCTGA
- the LOC118371704 gene encoding RNA polymerase II-associated factor 1 homolog has product MAPTIQTQAQRDSDGHRSSSHRTVPERSGVVCRVKYCNSLPDIPFDPKFITYPFDQHRFVQYKATSLEKQHKHELLTEPDLGVTIDLINPDTYRVDPSILLDPADEKLLEEDITAPSSSKRSQQHAKVVPWMRKTEYISTEFNRYGVSNEKVEVKIGVSVKQQFTEEEIYKDRDSQIAAIEKTFEDAQKPIAQHYSKPRVTPVEVMPVFPDFKMWINPCAQVIFDSDPAPKDMSAPQGVEMMSQAMIRGMMDEEGNQFVAYFLPNEETIRKRKRDVDEELDYMPDDLYDYKIAREYNWNVKNKASKGYEENYFFIFRDGDGVYYNELETRVRLSKRRAKAGAQSTTNAVLVCKHRDMNDKELEAQDARKAQLENHEPEDEEEDMDLGKLQDSGDEKEKGSESEVDNSDSDSDREDEDGKRSGAENDDEEGAKRRRKASGSGSESGEEEVKLADEVEIFGSDDDSDNDDNEPKNGAAQSSGEEGSGSEEEKRSHRERSRSGSVSPAHSSGSDHSEGGRAQSGSGSEQASDSSDGSDSE; this is encoded by the exons ATGGCTCCAACTATACAGACACAAGCCCAGCGAGACTCAGACGGTCACAG gagTTCATCACACAGAACTGTTCCAGAGAG GTCCGGCGTGGTCTGTCGGGTAAAGTACTGCAATAGCCTGCCTGACATCCCATTTGATCCCAAATTCATCACATATCCATTTGACCAGCACAG GTTTGTGCAGTACAAGGCTACATCGTTAgagaagcaacacaaacatgaGCTGCTGACTGAGCCTGACCTTGGCGTCACCATCGACCTCATTAACCCAGACACCTACCGTGTCGACCCCAGCA TTCTTCTTGATCCAGCTGATGAGAAGTTATTGGAGGAAGACATCACAGCTCCATCCAGCTCGAAAAG ATCTCAGCAGCATGCCAAGGTGGTCCCGTGGATGAGGAAAACTGAGTACATCTCTACAGAGTTCAACAGATATGGTGTCTCCAATGAGAAAGTGGAAGTCAA GATCGGTGTGTCTGTCAAACAGCAGTTCACAGAGGAGGAGATATACAAGGATAGGGACAGCCAGATTGCTGCTATTGAAAAGACCTTTGAGGATGCACAGAAACCG aTTGCCCAGCACTACAGTAAACCCAGAGTCACTCCTGTGGAGGTGATGCCTGTGTTCCCTGACTTCAAG ATGTGGATCAACCCGTGTGCTCAGGTAATCTTCGACTCTGATCCTGCGCCTAAAGACATGTCAGCACCCCAGGGTGTGGAGATGATGTCACAGGCCATGATTAG AGGTATGATGGATGAGGAAGGAAACCAGTTTGTGGCCTACTTCCTGCCCAATGAGGAAACGATTCGCAAGCGCAAGAGAGACGTGGATGAGGAGCTGGACTACATGCCTGATGATCT GTATGACTATAAAATAGCCAGGGAGTACAATTGGAACGTGAAGAACAAAGCCAGCAAGGGCTATGAGGAGAACTACTTCTTTATCTTCAGAGACGGAGATGGAGTCTACTACAATGAGCTGGAGACCAG AGTGAGGCTGAGTAAGAGGAGAGCTAAGGCTGGAGCCCAGTCTACTACAAACGCTGTGCTGGTGTGTAAGCACAGAGACATGAACGACAAGGAGCTGGAAGCACAG GATGCGCGTAAGGCTCAGCTAGAGAACCATGAACCAGAGGATGAAGAAGAGGACATGGACTTGGGTAAACTGCAGGACTCTG GTGATGAGAAGGAGAAAGGCAGCGAGAGTGAGGTAGACAACTCTGACAGTGACTCTGACAGGGAGGATGAGGATGGAAAGCGGAGTGGAGCTGAGAATGATGACGAGGAGGGAGCGAAACGGAGGAGGAAGGCCAGTGGTAGCGGCAGTGAGAGTGGCGAGGAGGAGGTCAAGCTGGCGGATGAGGTGGAGATCTTCGGTAGCGATGACGACAGTGATAACGATGATAACGAGCCCAAGAATGGAGCAGCCCAGAGCAGTGGGGAGGAGGGCAGTGGGAgcgaggaggagaagaggagccatagggagaggagtaggagtGGCAGCGTGTCTCCGGCCCACAGTAGCGGTAGTGACCACTCAGAGGGTGGCCGTGCCCAGAGCGGGAGTGGCAGTGAGCAGGCCTCAGATTCCAGCGATGGCAGTGACAGTGAATAA